A single region of the Streptomyces sp. NBC_01381 genome encodes:
- a CDS encoding NCS1 family nucleobase:cation symporter-1, with translation MNDASPPPVPSAGPTPVSSPAQLTATGHTIPTQRSHPDGRVSLADGVTLDDPRFANEDLLPVPMERRTWGVYNYTALWVGMAHNIPSWTLASGLVALGMDWKQAVLVIALANVIVLLPMLLTGHAGPKYGIPFPVLARASFGLRGANLPALIRAAVACCWFGIQTWIGGQGIFLLLGKIFGGWASASEVGGYPWTLWLCFVVFWAFELAVIYRGMDALRRFENWAAPFVLIGAVVLLVWMASKAGGFGPLLDQPSELGWGADFWKVFFPSLMGMIGFWATLSLNIPDFTRFGKGQRAQVWGQSLGLPTTMTAFALLSVLVTSGSQAVYGAAIWDPVELSAKTDNVFGLLFALVTVLVATVSVNIAANVVSPAYDLSNLAPKLINFRTGALITGVIGVLVMPWKLTATPELYIFTWLGVVGGLLGTVAGVMIADYWIIRRTVLDLADLYRPHGRYWYTAGWNWRALLAFTIGGTLAVGGSHSAPGKGPFPEDGLIPFLEPLADYGWAVGLFAALFIYVLTSLGSRGGGTLSDRR, from the coding sequence ATGAACGACGCCAGTCCTCCCCCCGTTCCCTCCGCCGGCCCCACCCCCGTCTCCTCCCCGGCTCAGCTCACCGCGACCGGGCACACGATCCCGACCCAGCGTTCCCACCCCGACGGCCGGGTGTCGCTCGCCGACGGCGTCACCCTGGACGACCCGCGGTTCGCGAACGAGGACCTCCTTCCGGTCCCCATGGAGCGGCGGACCTGGGGCGTGTACAACTACACGGCCCTGTGGGTGGGCATGGCCCACAACATCCCTTCCTGGACCCTGGCTTCCGGCCTCGTGGCGCTCGGCATGGACTGGAAGCAGGCGGTGCTCGTCATCGCTCTGGCCAATGTGATCGTGCTGCTCCCGATGCTTCTGACGGGCCACGCGGGACCCAAGTACGGCATCCCGTTCCCCGTCCTGGCGCGCGCCTCCTTCGGACTGCGGGGCGCCAATCTCCCGGCGTTGATCCGCGCGGCGGTGGCCTGCTGCTGGTTCGGCATCCAGACCTGGATCGGCGGCCAGGGGATCTTCCTGCTCCTCGGCAAGATCTTCGGCGGCTGGGCGAGCGCATCGGAGGTGGGCGGCTATCCCTGGACCCTGTGGCTCTGTTTCGTGGTCTTCTGGGCCTTCGAACTGGCCGTCATCTACCGGGGAATGGACGCACTGCGCCGCTTCGAGAACTGGGCGGCGCCGTTCGTCCTCATCGGCGCGGTGGTGCTCCTGGTGTGGATGGCGTCGAAGGCGGGCGGCTTCGGTCCGCTCCTGGACCAGCCCTCGGAACTGGGCTGGGGCGCGGACTTCTGGAAGGTCTTCTTCCCCTCCCTCATGGGCATGATCGGCTTCTGGGCCACCCTGTCCTTGAACATCCCCGACTTCACCCGCTTCGGGAAGGGCCAGCGGGCCCAGGTCTGGGGCCAGTCCCTGGGTCTCCCGACGACGATGACGGCCTTCGCGCTGCTCTCGGTCCTCGTCACCTCCGGTTCGCAGGCGGTCTACGGAGCGGCGATCTGGGACCCGGTGGAGCTCTCCGCGAAGACGGACAACGTGTTCGGCCTGCTCTTCGCCCTGGTGACGGTCCTGGTCGCGACGGTCTCGGTGAACATCGCGGCGAACGTCGTCTCTCCCGCGTACGACCTGTCCAATCTCGCCCCCAAGCTGATCAACTTCCGTACCGGAGCACTCATCACGGGCGTCATCGGCGTCCTGGTCATGCCGTGGAAGCTGACGGCGACGCCCGAGCTGTACATCTTCACCTGGCTCGGGGTGGTCGGCGGTCTCCTCGGCACGGTGGCGGGCGTGATGATCGCCGACTACTGGATCATCCGCCGTACGGTCCTCGACCTCGCCGACCTCTACCGCCCGCACGGCCGCTACTGGTACACGGCGGGCTGGAACTGGCGGGCCCTGCTGGCCTTCACCATCGGCGGCACCCTCGCGGTGGGCGGCTCCCACTCGGCCCCGGGAAAGGGCCCGTTCCCCGAGGACGGCCTCATCCCCTTCCTTGAGCCCCTGGCGGACTACGGCTGGGCGGTGGGCCTGTTCGCGGCGCTCTTCATCTACGTACTGACGAGTCTGGGCAGCCGCGGCGGCGGAACGCTCTCCGACCGGCGATGA
- a CDS encoding class I SAM-dependent methyltransferase, with protein sequence MTTEKIAAANSRQVKAWNGDVGTHWAAHHGRFDTMLGGLNDTLFEAAAIGAGDRVLDIGCGAGGTTRVAARRAAHGHAVGVDISAPLLDVARARTAADGIPNAAYELADAQVHAFPAAAYDVAISRGGVMFFADHAAAFENIGRALRPGGRLVFVCPQPVGETEKAEEAEEAEQAAETSEASQEARALALFGKLLEDEAGPGEQPSADALATRAAMASLSDPDRIHEALAAYKDVTVTPVSIEAVWGETPRDAVDFMLSRTPGRAVAPEARAALEDVFRPYATESGVRMRAGVWLVTAVRPS encoded by the coding sequence ATGACCACGGAGAAGATCGCCGCCGCCAACTCCCGCCAGGTCAAGGCCTGGAACGGCGATGTGGGCACCCACTGGGCCGCCCATCACGGGCGCTTCGACACGATGCTGGGCGGCCTGAACGACACGCTCTTCGAGGCCGCGGCCATCGGCGCCGGCGACCGTGTCCTCGACATCGGCTGCGGCGCCGGGGGCACCACCCGGGTCGCGGCCCGGCGCGCCGCGCACGGCCACGCGGTCGGCGTCGACATCTCGGCGCCGCTCCTCGACGTCGCCCGGGCCCGCACCGCGGCCGACGGCATCCCCAACGCGGCGTATGAACTGGCCGACGCCCAGGTCCATGCCTTCCCGGCCGCGGCGTACGACGTGGCGATCAGCCGGGGCGGAGTGATGTTCTTCGCGGATCACGCGGCCGCGTTCGAGAACATCGGGCGTGCGCTGCGGCCCGGCGGACGGCTCGTGTTCGTCTGTCCGCAGCCCGTCGGGGAGACAGAGAAGGCAGAGGAGGCGGAGGAGGCAGAGCAGGCAGCGGAGACAAGTGAAGCGAGCCAGGAAGCCCGGGCTCTCGCTCTCTTCGGCAAGCTCCTCGAAGACGAGGCAGGGCCCGGGGAGCAGCCGTCCGCCGACGCGCTCGCGACCCGTGCCGCGATGGCCTCGCTCTCCGACCCGGACCGCATCCACGAGGCGCTCGCCGCCTACAAGGACGTCACGGTGACGCCCGTGAGCATCGAGGCCGTCTGGGGCGAAACCCCGCGGGACGCGGTCGACTTCATGCTGTCGCGCACGCCGGGCCGGGCCGTGGCTCCCGAGGCGCGGGCCGCTCTGGAGGACGTGTTCCGTCCGTACGCGACGGAGAGCGGGGTGCGGATGCGGGCGGGGGTGTGGCTGGTGACGGCGGTACGGCCCTCGTAG
- a CDS encoding carboxymuconolactone decarboxylase family protein encodes MATFRYTDPVLPKSATGRTADAYAQMAVDFGLAEPAPLVALSPAPELFTATWALLRESLLAGDGTPGDGTPGDGTPGGSTRTDRELVAVGVSLANRCPFCVSAHTVMLHATGDHRVAERVLRGEQPDDPDQARLLAWGKATRTPGAPELAPPFPRAHAPAHIGTALTFHFINRVASSLMTERMLPCNAQRLRVVRSLGGRSLQKAVRRTVTPGDSLALLDEPLPGPDWAAGSPVGPAYAALRAAATMGASLLDDTDQRLVEETLASWDGAHPPMVWESLPDRTSRPGARLALLAALAPYRITDEDVAAWKKPPFSDHCLVHLISYGAFAAVDRIESGITAHLTREAS; translated from the coding sequence ATGGCAACCTTCCGATACACCGATCCCGTACTGCCGAAGTCCGCGACCGGCAGGACCGCCGACGCCTACGCGCAGATGGCCGTCGATTTCGGCCTCGCGGAGCCCGCGCCGCTCGTCGCGCTCTCCCCGGCACCCGAACTGTTCACCGCCACCTGGGCGTTGCTCCGCGAGTCCCTGCTCGCGGGCGACGGCACGCCCGGTGACGGCACCCCAGGTGACGGCACCCCCGGCGGCAGCACCCGCACCGACCGCGAGCTGGTCGCCGTCGGTGTCTCGCTCGCCAACCGCTGCCCGTTCTGCGTGAGCGCGCACACGGTGATGCTGCACGCCACCGGCGACCACCGTGTCGCCGAGCGGGTGCTGCGCGGCGAGCAGCCCGATGACCCGGACCAGGCGCGGCTGCTCGCCTGGGGCAAGGCCACCCGCACACCGGGCGCCCCGGAGCTTGCGCCGCCGTTCCCGCGCGCCCACGCCCCCGCGCACATCGGCACCGCGCTCACCTTCCACTTCATCAACCGTGTCGCGTCGTCGCTGATGACCGAGCGGATGCTGCCGTGCAACGCGCAGCGCCTGCGCGTGGTGCGCTCGCTCGGCGGGCGTTCGCTGCAGAAGGCGGTCCGCCGCACCGTCACGCCCGGCGACTCGCTGGCCCTGCTCGACGAGCCGCTGCCCGGCCCCGATTGGGCCGCGGGGTCGCCCGTCGGTCCCGCGTACGCCGCGCTCCGTGCGGCGGCGACGATGGGTGCCAGCCTGCTCGACGATACCGATCAGCGGCTCGTCGAGGAGACGCTGGCGTCGTGGGACGGCGCGCATCCGCCGATGGTGTGGGAGTCGCTGCCGGACCGCACGTCCCGGCCGGGGGCACGGCTCGCGCTGCTCGCCGCGCTCGCGCCGTACCGCATCACGGACGAGGACGTGGCCGCCTGGAAGAAGCCGCCGTTCAGCGACCACTGCCTGGTGCATCTGATCTCGTACGGCGCGTTCGCCGCCGTCGACCGCATCGAGAGCGGCATCACCGCCCACCTCACCAGGGAGGCGTCATGA